A genomic stretch from Acropora palmata chromosome 13, jaAcrPala1.3, whole genome shotgun sequence includes:
- the LOC141863973 gene encoding protein SEC13 homolog isoform X2: MVSVLNTVDTSHEDMIHDAQMDYYGKKLATCSSDRTVKIFEISGNTQTQVACLRGHEGPVWQVSWAHPMFGNLLASCSYDRKVIIWKETTSGWTKLKELCNHDSSVNSISWAPPEYGLMLACGSSDCSISVITSSGDGNWDSKKINIAHTIGCNAVSWAPAVSPGSLLEPGANSGDLVKRFVTGGCDNLVKIWKEVDDQWVEEDRLEAHSDWVRDVAWAPNVGLPVSTIATCSQDCRVVIWTKNEAGGGGWTSKVLKKFGDVVWHVSWSVTGNILAVSGGDNKVSLWKESMEGQWVCVSDVYKGQGQEVQ; this comes from the exons ATG GTATCGGTACTTAACACAGTGGATACCTCACACGAGGACATGATC cATGATGCCCAGATGGATTACTATGGCAAGAAGCTTGCAACATGTTCTTCTGATAGGACAGTGAAAATCTTTGAGATCAGTGGAAACACACAGACTCAAGTTGCTTGTTTAAGAGG TCATGAAGGCCCTGTGTGGCAAGTCAGCTGGGCGCATCCAATGTTTGGAAATCTGTTAGCATCTTGTTCCTATGATCGAAAG GTTATTATTTGGAAAGAAACAACAAGTGGATGGACAAAGCTTAAAGAACTCTGCAATCATGATTCCTCGG tGAATTCAATTTCATGGGCGCCTCCAGAGTATGGCCTTATGTTAGCCTGTGGTTCATCTGATTGTTCAATTTCTGTCATAACTAGTTCAG gggATGGAAATTGGgattcaaagaaaatcaacaTTGCACACACA ATTGGCTGCAATGCAGTTAGCTGGGCCCCAGCTGTGTCACCAGGGTCCTTATTAGAG CCTGGCGCAAATTCTGGCGATCTTGTGAAGAGATTTGTTACTGGAGGCTGTGATAATTTAGTAAAAATTTGGAA aGAAGTTGATGATCAGTGGGTTGAAGAAGATAGACTTGAGGCCCATAGTGACTGGGTCAGAGATGTGGCCTGGGCCCCCAATGTAGGTCTCCCTGTCAGCACCATAGCAACATGCTCTCAG GATTGTCGTGTTGTAATCTGGACGaaaaatgaggctggaggaGGAGGATGGACATCAAag GTTTTAAAGAAGTTTGGTGATGTTGTGTGGCATGTGAGCTGGTCAGTTACTGGGAATATTTTAGCTGTATCAGGTGGAGATAACAAG GTCAGCCTATGGAAAGAATCAATGGAAGGGCAATGGGTGTGCGTTAGCGACGTGTATAAAGGTCAAGGTCAAGAAGTGCAATGA
- the LOC141863963 gene encoding centromere protein L-like, whose product MAESVVTPCDRETSSVGKGRFLSSDFRTGKSSKSARTPWLFRRHTPYVKTPKTGRTFRIQPENGRSNIRIRNVNSETQKNPAASPKVFEEKIPSNSRNAQYSPCKDAFEDVVGKTLRVYQVSPLYKFDTSNVKKYAEQLSTFLHVKTEKQMLFGADGEINERQLKADVSVYRDISDDDTKFSAVKITVENLTPGSTTIFTSILCSACREITKDVKVQNHFVSLPICLMKGPVEIVRNVISWFEQNFDCRISPITFSSTDLGWYFSLWAGISYPEKSLPIELCYEASNVNGLSRILFSIEQEHAQQLWENIHDGNSPIFTEEESVAFLKALKSHFYHHFRINLEGLPVSRVKTAIAYLATEGKLKIVQAHYALHVMEQLTRAALTKEFYERF is encoded by the coding sequence ATGGCAGAGTCTGTGGTGACTCCTTGCGATCGCGAGACGAGTTCCGTTGGGAAAGGAAGATTTTTGAGCTCAGATTTCAGGACTGGGAAAAGCTCTAAGAGTGCTCGTACACCTTGGCTATTCAGAAGACACACACCCTACGTAAAGACGCCAAAAACAGGCCGAACATTTCGAATACAACCTGAGAATGGACGATCCAATATTCGAATTCGAAATGTAAACAGTGAAACTCAGAAAAATCCTGCCGCATCTCCCAAAGTTTTTGAGGAGAAAATTCCTTCAAATTCAAGGAATGCACAGTACAGCCCGTGTAAAGATGCCTTTGAAGATGTTGTTGGCAAGACACTTCGTGTTTATCAAGTATCTCCACTATACAAATTTGACACTTCAAACGTAAAGAAGTATGCAGAACAGCTTTCCACGTTTTTACACgttaaaactgaaaagcaGATGTTATTTGGGGCTGATGGGGAAATTAACGAACGGCAATTGAAAGCTGATGTCTCTGTTTACAGAGACATCTCAGATGATGACACGAAATTCTCAGCAGTTAAAATAACAGTAGAGAATCTAACACCAGGATCAACTACGATATTTACATCTATACTTTGCTCTGCCTGCAGAGAAATTACAAAGGATGTAAAGGTACAGAATCACTTTGTATCTCTGCCAATTTGTCTCATGAAAGGCCCTGTTGAGATTGTCAGGAACGTCATATCTTGGTTTGAGCAAAACTTTGACTGCAGAATCAGCCCAATAACGTTTTCATCCACTGATCTTGGATGGTACTTCTCACTTTGGGCAGGAATATCTTATCCGGAGAAATCCTTGCCAATCGAATTATGTTATGAAGCCTCCAATGTCAATGGACTTAGCAGAATTCTCTTTAGTATTGAGCAAGAACATGCTCAACAGCTATGGGAGAATATTCATGATGGAAACTCTCCCATTTTCACCGAGGAAGAATCCGTTGCTTTTCTTAAGGCTTTGAAATCACATTTTTATCACCACTTTAGAATTAACCTAGAGGGATTGCCGGTTTCCAGAGTTAAGACAGCTATTGCTTACCTAGCAACAGAGGGGAAACTCAAAATTGTGCAAGCCCACTATGCACTCCATGTTATGGAGCAACTCACGAGAGCTGCACTTACAAAGGAATTTTATGAAAGATTTTGA
- the LOC141863973 gene encoding protein SEC13 homolog isoform X1, whose product MKVSVLNTVDTSHEDMIHDAQMDYYGKKLATCSSDRTVKIFEISGNTQTQVACLRGHEGPVWQVSWAHPMFGNLLASCSYDRKVIIWKETTSGWTKLKELCNHDSSVNSISWAPPEYGLMLACGSSDCSISVITSSGDGNWDSKKINIAHTIGCNAVSWAPAVSPGSLLEPGANSGDLVKRFVTGGCDNLVKIWKEVDDQWVEEDRLEAHSDWVRDVAWAPNVGLPVSTIATCSQDCRVVIWTKNEAGGGGWTSKVLKKFGDVVWHVSWSVTGNILAVSGGDNKVSLWKESMEGQWVCVSDVYKGQGQEVQ is encoded by the exons ATGAAGGTATCGGTACTTAACACAGTGGATACCTCACACGAGGACATGATC cATGATGCCCAGATGGATTACTATGGCAAGAAGCTTGCAACATGTTCTTCTGATAGGACAGTGAAAATCTTTGAGATCAGTGGAAACACACAGACTCAAGTTGCTTGTTTAAGAGG TCATGAAGGCCCTGTGTGGCAAGTCAGCTGGGCGCATCCAATGTTTGGAAATCTGTTAGCATCTTGTTCCTATGATCGAAAG GTTATTATTTGGAAAGAAACAACAAGTGGATGGACAAAGCTTAAAGAACTCTGCAATCATGATTCCTCGG tGAATTCAATTTCATGGGCGCCTCCAGAGTATGGCCTTATGTTAGCCTGTGGTTCATCTGATTGTTCAATTTCTGTCATAACTAGTTCAG gggATGGAAATTGGgattcaaagaaaatcaacaTTGCACACACA ATTGGCTGCAATGCAGTTAGCTGGGCCCCAGCTGTGTCACCAGGGTCCTTATTAGAG CCTGGCGCAAATTCTGGCGATCTTGTGAAGAGATTTGTTACTGGAGGCTGTGATAATTTAGTAAAAATTTGGAA aGAAGTTGATGATCAGTGGGTTGAAGAAGATAGACTTGAGGCCCATAGTGACTGGGTCAGAGATGTGGCCTGGGCCCCCAATGTAGGTCTCCCTGTCAGCACCATAGCAACATGCTCTCAG GATTGTCGTGTTGTAATCTGGACGaaaaatgaggctggaggaGGAGGATGGACATCAAag GTTTTAAAGAAGTTTGGTGATGTTGTGTGGCATGTGAGCTGGTCAGTTACTGGGAATATTTTAGCTGTATCAGGTGGAGATAACAAG GTCAGCCTATGGAAAGAATCAATGGAAGGGCAATGGGTGTGCGTTAGCGACGTGTATAAAGGTCAAGGTCAAGAAGTGCAATGA